A genome region from Verrucomicrobiota bacterium includes the following:
- a CDS encoding ABC transporter ATP-binding protein, which produces MPLLEINGLKKSFATPDGGTHCVVDIGDFTLGEREQLALSGESGSGKTTFLNLIAGILTPDAGSIRLNGTDLGPLAERERDRLRATSIGYIFQTFNLLQGYSAIENVLLGMSFGPGAERPFAEMLLRRAGLAEKLRHLPRQLSTGQQQRVAVARALANRPKLVLADEPTGNLDHANAREALRLIRDMCHESGAALLLVSHDHEVLSAFDKVQELAKLNRAAVATQ; this is translated from the coding sequence GTGCCATTGCTGGAGATCAACGGGCTGAAGAAATCGTTCGCGACGCCGGACGGCGGGACGCACTGCGTGGTCGACATCGGGGACTTCACGCTCGGCGAACGCGAGCAACTGGCGCTCAGCGGCGAGAGCGGTTCGGGAAAGACCACTTTCCTCAACCTGATCGCCGGCATCCTGACGCCCGACGCGGGAAGCATCCGGCTCAACGGCACCGACCTCGGCCCGTTGGCCGAGCGCGAGCGCGACCGCCTCCGCGCGACGTCCATCGGCTACATTTTCCAGACCTTCAACCTGCTGCAGGGCTACTCGGCGATCGAAAACGTGCTGCTCGGAATGTCCTTCGGCCCCGGCGCCGAACGGCCGTTCGCCGAAATGCTGCTGCGCCGCGCGGGACTCGCGGAAAAACTCCGGCACCTGCCGCGGCAGCTCTCCACCGGGCAGCAACAGCGGGTCGCGGTCGCGCGCGCGCTGGCCAACCGCCCCAAGCTCGTCCTCGCCGACGAACCCACCGGCAATCTCGACCACGCCAACGCGCGCGAGGCGCTGCGGCTCATCCGCGACATGTGCCACGAGAGCGGCGCCGCGCTCCTGCTCGTGAGCCACGACCACGAGGTGCTTTCGGCCTTCGACAAAGTGCAGGAACTCGCGAAGCTGAACCGGGCCGCGGTCGCAACCCAATGA
- a CDS encoding sterol desaturase family protein → MATWQQFLFWVSAGFALGTVYASLFEWTLHRYFMHQPVGRFDYAFKAHAIVHHNVFKADHTYHLIHEKDKYTIPMAWWNGPLLIALTQLPFAIAGACMGSFAILYGSLVACTVYYAAYEYMHWCMHLPKKRNIERSGIFFRLNGHHLLHHRYMHKNFNVVLPIADLCLGTLLLRSKVSFAQPRGPSVPDVQPRIKPDGATPVTWAA, encoded by the coding sequence ATGGCAACCTGGCAACAATTCCTCTTCTGGGTCTCGGCGGGCTTCGCCCTCGGGACGGTTTACGCATCCCTGTTCGAATGGACGTTGCATCGCTACTTCATGCACCAGCCTGTAGGGCGATTTGACTACGCGTTCAAGGCCCATGCGATCGTCCACCACAACGTCTTCAAGGCCGACCACACCTACCACCTCATCCACGAGAAGGACAAATACACCATCCCGATGGCGTGGTGGAACGGGCCGCTGCTCATCGCGCTCACGCAATTGCCCTTCGCCATCGCGGGCGCGTGCATGGGGAGCTTCGCCATCCTCTACGGGTCGCTCGTCGCCTGCACGGTCTACTACGCCGCTTACGAATACATGCACTGGTGCATGCACCTCCCGAAGAAGCGCAACATCGAGCGCTCGGGGATTTTCTTCCGGCTCAACGGCCATCACCTCCTGCATCACCGCTACATGCACAAGAACTTCAACGTGGTGCTGCCCATCGCCGACCTTTGCCTCGGCACGCTCCTGCTGCGCTCGAAAGTCAGTTTCGCCCAGCCGCGCGGGCCTTCCGTGCCCGACGTGCAGCCCAGGATCAAGCCGGACGGTGCCACCCCTGTGACTTGGGCGGCCTAG
- the xth gene encoding exodeoxyribonuclease III, translated as MKLVSWNVNGLRSVLRRNFLEWLDAENPDVLCLQETRCEPDDVGLLLPAAYMTYWNCAEKRGYSGTAIFTKSRPLSVTRGIGVARHDREGRVLTAEFGEFFVVDVYTPNSQRELTRLGYRQQWDRAFLRYVKNLEGRKPVVFGGDLNVAHTELDLANPKSNVKNHGFTPEERAGFGAMVKAGFVDTFREFEKGGGHYSWWSPMANARARNVGWRIDYFLVGAALRPRLKSAFIRSHVTGSDHCPVGIELDCRAGAA; from the coding sequence GTGAAGCTTGTCTCGTGGAACGTGAACGGGTTGCGCTCGGTGCTGCGGCGCAACTTCCTCGAATGGCTCGACGCCGAGAATCCTGATGTGCTGTGCCTGCAGGAGACGCGCTGCGAACCGGACGACGTTGGGCTGCTCCTGCCCGCCGCTTACATGACTTACTGGAACTGCGCGGAAAAAAGGGGCTATTCCGGCACGGCCATCTTCACCAAATCCCGCCCGTTGTCGGTGACGCGCGGCATCGGCGTGGCACGGCATGACCGCGAGGGGCGCGTGCTGACGGCGGAGTTCGGGGAGTTCTTCGTGGTGGATGTCTACACGCCCAACTCACAGCGCGAGCTGACGCGGCTCGGGTATCGCCAGCAGTGGGACCGCGCGTTCCTGCGTTACGTGAAGAATCTGGAGGGGCGCAAACCGGTGGTCTTTGGCGGCGACTTGAACGTGGCGCACACGGAGCTCGACCTCGCGAATCCGAAATCGAATGTGAAGAACCACGGCTTCACGCCCGAGGAGCGCGCGGGATTTGGCGCGATGGTGAAGGCGGGTTTCGTGGACACGTTCCGCGAGTTCGAGAAGGGCGGCGGCCACTACTCGTGGTGGAGCCCGATGGCGAACGCGCGCGCGCGCAATGTCGGCTGGCGGATTGATTATTTCCTCGTGGGCGCCGCGCTGCGTCCGCGGCTGAAGTCTGCGTTCATCCGAAGCCACGTCACGGGCTCGGATCACTGCCCCGTCGGGATCGAGCTGGATTGCCGCGCAGGTGCTGCTTGA
- a CDS encoding DNA polymerase III subunit alpha: protein MARAEFVHLHLHTEYSLLDAACRLDRLVEKAHALKFSHLAITDHGVLYGAIDFYKAAMEKGIVPIIGCEVYVAPGSRLEKRVPSGGRDVYHHLVLLAKDETGYKNLVRLVTAAHMDGFYYKPRIDKELLAKHRDGLIALSGCLASEIPTLIIGGQAARARDTIDWFKQTLGAENFYLELQNNQIADQDRVNRTLIPWAREFGLKLVATNDVHYVERAHSKAHDCLVCIGRQINVTDPKPRYVPDQFYLRSAEEMQALFIETPEAVRNTLEVAARCNLELSLDGKKLHYPVFHPPEHFTRDGYLRKLVADGLRRRYTLHVRAEGAEFIPESIVEATRLPRFRAEQRGQIFNNLGDPLVAAAVKEVLDRVKLELGVIEKMGFVSYFLIVADFVAKGREMGVDCVARGSAAGSLVTYLLGIANVDPIRYGLLFERFLNPERVNPPDIDIDFADDRRADVIAYVREKYGRDCVAQIITFGTLGAKSVLRDVGRVMGLSYGECDRLAKMITDAKIDLKKALEQSPEFKAAYATEERTRELVDIGFVLEDVARNASVHAAGVVIGGEPLVNLLPLKQEDDGTIVTQYAMGPVGHLGLLKMDLLGLKTLTVIRNCCKMVRQTTGIEVDVDELPLDDPATYDLLNKANTLGVFQLESGGMRDLCRKFQISSIEHITALIALYRPGPMDLIPDFIKRRNGEVPIEYEHPLLEPIARETYGILVYQEQVMQATQLLAGYTLGAADSFRRAIGKKDKAAAEEQRAPFVKGCQKALNLPVPKANQIFDVLVKFAGYGFNKSHAAAYAIVAYQTAFLKAHHSVEYLCAMMTNDMGDTKKLGEFIAESRAMGVDVLPPDVNESVVTFAPATGGRSIRFGLAAIKGIGEVAVQSILKARDDGGLFTSLANLCERVDNRTVNRKVLEALIKSGACDAFGETRATLFVQVDRTLARAASLASDRARGQSSLFGMMQDREPAMPQNMTKLPEWPQHELLAAEKELLGFYVTGHPLTPWAPVLKKVALHTSLTIVQLDHRAMTRIGGLVTGVQRAISRKSNKPYLKAAIEDLDGSTPVFLINEGYEKFQQLFVPNKPVLVLGEVNKGDKELTLYPTEVLPLADAPRRFTKQVHLRLHTAHLTTALMETIRAIAEAHRGVCPLFLCLKRAGGEIVFIEANDRFSVMPSRELQMAFDDLLGEDTYYAKVDTTPPERPVRKWDRRAESNGEE, encoded by the coding sequence ATGGCGCGTGCCGAGTTCGTCCACCTGCACCTGCACACGGAGTATTCGCTCCTCGATGCAGCGTGCCGGCTTGACCGACTCGTCGAGAAGGCGCATGCGCTCAAGTTCAGCCACCTCGCCATCACGGACCACGGCGTGCTTTACGGCGCGATTGATTTCTACAAGGCCGCGATGGAGAAGGGCATCGTGCCGATCATCGGGTGCGAGGTTTACGTCGCGCCCGGCAGCCGGCTTGAGAAGAGAGTCCCCAGCGGCGGCCGCGACGTTTATCACCATCTCGTGCTGCTGGCGAAGGACGAGACCGGCTACAAGAACCTCGTCCGTCTCGTCACCGCGGCGCACATGGACGGCTTCTACTACAAGCCGCGCATCGACAAGGAGCTGCTCGCGAAACACCGCGACGGCTTGATCGCGCTCTCCGGCTGCCTCGCGAGCGAGATTCCCACGCTCATCATCGGCGGCCAGGCCGCGAGGGCGCGAGACACGATTGACTGGTTCAAACAGACCCTCGGCGCGGAGAATTTCTACCTCGAATTGCAGAACAACCAGATCGCCGACCAGGACCGCGTCAATCGCACGCTCATCCCGTGGGCGCGCGAGTTCGGCCTCAAACTCGTCGCCACAAACGACGTGCATTACGTCGAGCGGGCGCACTCCAAGGCCCACGACTGTCTCGTGTGCATCGGCCGGCAGATCAACGTCACCGACCCGAAGCCGCGATACGTGCCCGACCAGTTCTACCTGCGTTCGGCCGAGGAAATGCAGGCGCTGTTCATCGAGACACCCGAGGCCGTGCGCAACACACTCGAGGTCGCGGCCAGGTGCAATCTCGAGCTCTCCCTGGACGGCAAGAAGCTGCACTACCCGGTCTTCCACCCCCCCGAGCACTTCACACGCGACGGCTATCTTCGCAAGCTGGTTGCGGACGGATTGCGGCGCCGCTACACGCTGCACGTCCGCGCCGAGGGCGCGGAGTTCATTCCCGAGTCGATCGTGGAAGCCACGAGGCTGCCGCGGTTCCGCGCGGAACAACGCGGGCAGATCTTCAACAACCTCGGCGACCCCCTCGTCGCGGCTGCCGTGAAGGAAGTGCTCGACCGCGTGAAGCTCGAACTCGGCGTGATCGAGAAGATGGGCTTCGTCTCCTACTTCCTCATCGTCGCCGACTTCGTCGCGAAGGGACGCGAAATGGGCGTGGACTGCGTGGCGCGCGGTTCGGCCGCCGGCTCGCTGGTCACGTATCTGCTCGGCATCGCCAACGTGGACCCCATCCGCTACGGGCTGCTGTTCGAGCGCTTCCTGAATCCCGAGCGCGTCAACCCGCCGGACATTGACATCGACTTCGCCGACGACCGCCGCGCAGACGTGATCGCCTACGTGCGCGAGAAATACGGGCGCGACTGCGTGGCGCAGATCATCACCTTCGGCACCCTCGGCGCGAAGTCCGTGCTGCGCGACGTGGGCCGTGTGATGGGCCTGAGCTACGGCGAGTGCGACCGTCTCGCCAAGATGATCACGGATGCGAAGATAGACTTGAAGAAGGCGCTCGAGCAGTCGCCCGAATTCAAAGCCGCCTACGCCACCGAGGAACGCACGCGCGAGCTCGTGGACATCGGCTTCGTGCTCGAGGATGTTGCCCGCAACGCAAGCGTCCACGCCGCGGGCGTCGTCATCGGCGGCGAACCGCTCGTAAACCTCCTCCCGCTGAAGCAGGAAGACGATGGCACAATCGTCACGCAATATGCGATGGGCCCGGTCGGTCACCTTGGCCTGCTGAAGATGGATTTGCTCGGCCTCAAGACGCTCACGGTCATTCGCAACTGCTGCAAAATGGTCCGGCAGACCACGGGCATCGAAGTGGATGTGGACGAATTGCCGCTCGACGACCCGGCGACCTACGACCTGCTGAACAAGGCGAACACGCTCGGCGTGTTCCAACTGGAATCCGGCGGCATGCGTGACCTGTGCCGGAAATTTCAGATCAGCTCGATCGAGCACATCACCGCGCTCATCGCGCTCTACCGGCCCGGGCCGATGGATCTGATCCCCGATTTCATCAAGCGCCGCAATGGCGAGGTGCCGATCGAGTATGAGCATCCGCTCCTCGAACCCATCGCGCGCGAAACCTACGGCATCCTCGTCTACCAGGAGCAGGTGATGCAGGCCACGCAGTTGCTCGCCGGATACACGCTCGGCGCCGCGGACTCCTTCCGGCGCGCCATCGGCAAGAAGGACAAGGCCGCTGCCGAAGAACAGCGCGCACCGTTCGTGAAAGGATGCCAGAAGGCGCTCAACCTTCCGGTCCCGAAGGCCAACCAAATCTTCGACGTCCTCGTAAAGTTCGCCGGCTACGGGTTCAACAAATCCCACGCCGCCGCCTACGCGATCGTTGCCTACCAGACCGCGTTCTTAAAGGCCCATCATTCCGTCGAGTATCTCTGCGCGATGATGACCAACGACATGGGCGACACCAAGAAGCTTGGCGAGTTCATCGCCGAGTCACGCGCGATGGGCGTGGACGTGCTGCCGCCCGACGTCAACGAGAGCGTCGTCACCTTCGCGCCGGCGACGGGCGGACGCAGCATCCGATTCGGCCTCGCCGCCATCAAGGGCATCGGGGAAGTCGCCGTGCAGTCCATCCTCAAGGCGAGGGATGACGGGGGACTGTTCACCTCGCTCGCCAACCTCTGCGAGCGCGTGGACAACCGGACGGTCAATCGCAAAGTCCTCGAGGCGCTCATCAAGTCCGGCGCGTGCGACGCCTTCGGCGAGACGCGCGCGACGCTGTTCGTGCAGGTGGACCGCACGCTCGCCCGCGCCGCGAGCCTCGCCTCCGACCGCGCCCGCGGCCAGAGCTCGCTGTTTGGCATGATGCAGGACCGGGAGCCCGCGATGCCGCAAAACATGACGAAGCTCCCGGAGTGGCCGCAGCACGAACTGCTCGCCGCGGAGAAGGAGTTGCTCGGTTTCTACGTCACCGGCCACCCGCTCACTCCGTGGGCGCCGGTCCTCAAAAAAGTGGCGCTCCACACCTCCCTGACCATCGTCCAGCTCGACCACCGCGCGATGACGCGCATCGGCGGGCTCGTCACCGGCGTGCAACGAGCCATCTCTCGCAAGAGCAACAAGCCGTATCTCAAGGCCGCCATCGAGGACCTCGACGGCTCCACGCCCGTCTTTCTCATCAACGAAGGCTACGAGAAGTTCCAGCAGCTCTTCGTGCCAAACAAGCCGGTGCTTGTCCTCGGGGAGGTCAACAAGGGCGACAAGGAACTCACACTGTATCCCACCGAGGTGTTGCCCCTGGCAGACGCGCCGAGACGATTCACCAAGCAGGTCCATCTGCGCCTCCACACGGCCCACCTCACCACCGCCTTGATGGAGACAATCCGCGCCATCGCCGAGGCTCACCGGGGCGTGTGCCCGCTCTTTCTCTGTCTCAAGCGCGCGGGCGGCGAGATCGTTTTCATCGAGGCCAATGACCGCTTCAGTGTCATGCCCTCGCGCGAGCTGCAGATGGCTTTCGACGACCTGCTCGGCGAGGACACCTACTACGCGAAAGTGGACACGACGCCGCCCGAGCGCCCGGTCCGCAAATGGGACCGGCGCGCCGAATCGAACGGCGAGGAATGA
- a CDS encoding FtsX-like permease family protein: MTLVHIVLRSLRQHALSTCITAASIALAGGLLMAVWTVKVRSQAAFTQMQSGFDGVLGPRSAQLQLVLNSIFHLDQSPGTMAWSDYTQIKSNGAVALALPITVGDNYHGFRLVGTLTNLFTDVEYAPGRKYRVAAGGPFLAGHAEAVVGSFVAQRLGMKVGDTFHPYHGLIFDEKQQHAETYVVTGILEPSNTPADRVIWIPLEGIQNMKGHDARTASDVSAVLVKLRAAPAGRQLDLLYNKQGNRLTFAWPVAAVMAQLFDRIAWFDRVLELVAMLVALVATGSVLASIYNSMNERRRDIAILRALGARARTIFCTVVLEAAGIAVLGMAAGFAVYAVIALGVASVIRAQTGVVLEPLAWHPVQVVAPLAMIGLSALAGIVPAAKAYRTNVADNLVPVS, encoded by the coding sequence ATGACACTCGTTCACATCGTCCTCCGCTCGCTGCGCCAGCACGCGCTTTCGACCTGCATCACCGCGGCGTCGATCGCGCTCGCCGGCGGGCTGCTCATGGCGGTGTGGACGGTGAAGGTCCGCTCGCAGGCGGCGTTCACTCAGATGCAGTCGGGCTTCGACGGCGTGCTCGGCCCTCGCAGCGCGCAGCTTCAGCTCGTCCTCAACTCCATCTTCCACCTCGACCAATCGCCCGGCACGATGGCGTGGAGCGATTACACGCAGATCAAGTCCAACGGCGCCGTCGCCCTCGCGTTGCCCATCACCGTCGGCGACAACTACCACGGCTTCCGGCTCGTCGGCACGCTCACGAACCTGTTCACCGACGTCGAATACGCGCCCGGTCGAAAGTATCGCGTCGCGGCCGGCGGACCCTTCCTCGCCGGGCACGCCGAGGCGGTCGTGGGAAGTTTCGTCGCGCAGCGGCTTGGGATGAAGGTGGGCGACACGTTCCACCCCTACCACGGGCTCATCTTCGACGAGAAGCAGCAGCACGCCGAAACATACGTGGTCACCGGCATCCTCGAGCCATCGAACACGCCCGCGGACCGCGTGATCTGGATTCCGCTCGAGGGCATCCAGAACATGAAGGGGCACGACGCCCGCACCGCCAGCGACGTGAGCGCGGTGCTGGTGAAACTCCGGGCCGCCCCCGCGGGACGCCAGCTCGACCTGCTTTACAATAAGCAGGGCAACCGCCTCACCTTCGCGTGGCCCGTCGCCGCGGTGATGGCGCAGCTGTTCGACCGGATCGCGTGGTTCGACCGCGTGTTGGAGCTGGTCGCCATGCTCGTCGCGCTCGTAGCCACGGGTTCGGTGCTCGCGAGCATCTACAACTCGATGAACGAACGCCGGCGCGACATTGCCATCCTGCGCGCGCTCGGCGCCCGCGCCCGCACGATTTTCTGCACGGTGGTCCTCGAAGCCGCGGGCATCGCGGTGCTCGGCATGGCCGCGGGCTTCGCCGTGTATGCCGTCATCGCGCTTGGCGTCGCATCGGTGATTCGCGCACAGACCGGCGTCGTGCTTGAACCGCTCGCCTGGCATCCGGTGCAAGTGGTCGCACCGCTGGCGATGATCGGGTTGAGCGCGCTCGCCGGAATCGTCCCCGCGGCGAAGGCTTATCGAACGAATGTGGCGGACAACCTCGTGCCCGTGTCGTGA
- a CDS encoding alcohol dehydrogenase: MRNRHWPFEARGLLALLLFTAPLHADDWPRWRGPDFNGISKEAGWLDKWPASGPAESWKASVGTGYSSFAVAQGRVFTMGNANNTDTVWCLDAATGKVLWKHAYESDLGDKYFDGGPGATPTVDGDRVFATSRWGDVFCLDAANGKVRWSKNVQKETGIRVPDWGFAGSPLVLGHSLVLNIGAAGLALDATTGKLLWKSADDNAGYSSPVPLKRGNDWLVIVSSGDAYLAVDSRTGREAWRVPWLTEYGVNSGDPVVSGGQVFVSSGYNKGAGVFTLGNGELESVWKNKVMRNQMNPCVLVDGHLYGVDGNAGGRVPLKCIEFATGKEKWSHASTGAGALMAADGKLIVLAERGELSIAPASPAGFKPTASAQVLGGKSWTAPVLANGRIYCRNSRGDVVCLDVRRK, encoded by the coding sequence ATGCGCAACAGACACTGGCCCTTTGAAGCCCGCGGGCTGCTGGCCCTCCTGCTGTTCACCGCGCCGCTGCACGCCGACGACTGGCCGCGGTGGCGCGGGCCGGATTTCAACGGCATCTCGAAGGAAGCCGGCTGGCTCGACAAGTGGCCCGCGAGCGGACCGGCGGAGTCGTGGAAGGCGAGCGTGGGCACCGGCTACTCGTCGTTCGCCGTCGCGCAGGGGCGCGTCTTCACAATGGGCAACGCGAACAACACGGACACCGTGTGGTGCCTCGACGCCGCGACGGGCAAGGTGCTCTGGAAACACGCTTACGAGTCGGACCTCGGCGACAAATACTTCGACGGTGGCCCCGGCGCGACGCCGACCGTGGACGGCGACCGCGTGTTCGCAACGAGCCGGTGGGGCGATGTGTTCTGCCTCGACGCCGCGAACGGGAAAGTCCGCTGGTCGAAGAACGTGCAGAAGGAGACCGGCATCCGCGTTCCCGACTGGGGCTTCGCGGGCTCGCCGCTCGTGCTGGGACATTCCCTCGTGCTGAACATCGGCGCCGCCGGACTCGCGCTGGACGCAACCACGGGGAAACTCCTGTGGAAATCCGCCGACGACAACGCCGGCTACTCGTCACCCGTGCCGCTCAAGCGCGGGAATGACTGGCTCGTGATCGTCAGCTCGGGCGACGCGTATCTCGCCGTGGACTCGCGCACGGGCCGCGAAGCATGGCGCGTCCCGTGGCTCACTGAATACGGCGTGAACTCCGGCGACCCGGTCGTGTCGGGCGGGCAGGTGTTCGTGTCGAGCGGCTACAACAAGGGCGCGGGCGTCTTCACGCTCGGCAACGGCGAGCTCGAATCCGTCTGGAAGAACAAAGTCATGCGCAACCAGATGAACCCCTGCGTGCTTGTCGACGGCCATCTTTACGGCGTGGACGGCAACGCGGGCGGACGCGTGCCGCTCAAGTGCATCGAGTTCGCGACGGGCAAGGAGAAGTGGTCGCACGCCTCGACCGGCGCGGGCGCGCTGATGGCCGCAGACGGCAAGCTCATCGTCCTCGCCGAGCGCGGCGAACTTTCCATCGCGCCCGCGTCGCCGGCTGGTTTCAAGCCCACCGCAAGCGCGCAAGTGCTCGGCGGCAAGTCGTGGACCGCGCCGGTGCTCGCGAACGGACGCATTTACTGCCGCAATTCCCGGGGCGACGTGGTCTGCCTGGACGTGCGCCGGAAGTAG
- a CDS encoding mandelate racemase/muconate lactonizing enzyme family protein, which yields MAAFTKRPPLHLMHPSQSNRRDFFASAAAASGFAFAQDTLGAQQNPAVQVADRATSLKITGLKTFWVNPCVFVRIETNHGVTGWGDIKGVDPRVSKPLAESLFELLDGENPTRIEHLWQKLFRSHRDIRGGPFMCHTLAGIDQALWDIAGKLWGVPVYRLLGGPVRDRIRVYHTPKAIKVPPPGVFEHSSNPADIERIVAAIKSARDKVGPDGAVMFDAHCALPPATLIQLAGAIRPYDVLFIEEVAVPGNIEVFKRLKDAIRIPLAAGERDRTIWDMIPYLHNRCLDVLQPDCCHTGGITQMRKIAALAEAYHVPLAPHCTASNLGIAASLHAIAATPLFLIHEFYPDNHGFNPALRDAAGKPQPIARVDWAVDKDGYVNLPPGPGLGVEVDEQLLAEAASRPQSYKWPGRVLKDGSIADY from the coding sequence ATGGCAGCCTTCACGAAACGTCCGCCTCTTCATCTCATGCACCCGTCGCAATCCAACCGACGCGACTTCTTCGCCTCGGCCGCCGCAGCGTCGGGATTCGCTTTCGCTCAAGACACCCTCGGCGCGCAGCAGAATCCCGCCGTGCAGGTCGCCGACCGCGCCACGTCGCTCAAGATCACCGGGCTGAAGACGTTTTGGGTGAACCCGTGCGTCTTCGTCCGCATCGAGACGAACCACGGCGTCACGGGTTGGGGCGACATCAAGGGCGTGGACCCGCGCGTGTCCAAGCCGCTGGCCGAATCACTCTTCGAACTGCTCGACGGCGAGAACCCGACGCGCATCGAGCACCTGTGGCAGAAGCTCTTCCGCTCGCACCGCGACATCCGCGGCGGACCGTTCATGTGCCACACCCTCGCGGGCATTGACCAGGCGTTGTGGGACATCGCGGGCAAGCTGTGGGGCGTGCCGGTCTACCGCCTTCTCGGCGGCCCCGTGCGCGACCGCATTCGCGTCTATCACACGCCCAAGGCCATCAAGGTCCCGCCGCCGGGCGTCTTCGAACATTCGAGCAACCCGGCCGACATCGAACGCATCGTCGCCGCGATCAAGTCCGCGCGGGACAAAGTCGGCCCCGACGGCGCGGTGATGTTCGACGCGCACTGCGCGCTGCCGCCCGCGACGCTCATCCAGCTCGCGGGCGCGATCCGGCCTTACGACGTGCTATTCATCGAGGAAGTCGCCGTGCCGGGGAACATCGAGGTCTTCAAACGCCTCAAGGACGCCATCCGCATCCCGCTCGCAGCGGGCGAGCGCGACCGAACGATTTGGGACATGATCCCGTATCTGCACAACCGCTGCCTCGACGTGCTGCAACCCGACTGCTGCCACACCGGCGGCATCACGCAGATGCGCAAGATCGCCGCGCTCGCCGAGGCGTATCACGTGCCGCTCGCGCCGCATTGCACCGCGAGCAACCTCGGCATCGCCGCGAGCCTGCACGCCATCGCCGCCACGCCGCTGTTCCTCATCCACGAATTCTATCCCGACAACCACGGCTTCAACCCCGCCCTGCGCGACGCTGCCGGCAAGCCGCAGCCCATCGCGCGCGTGGACTGGGCCGTGGACAAGGACGGCTACGTCAACCTGCCGCCCGGTCCCGGCCTCGGCGTGGAGGTGGATGAGCAACTCCTCGCCGAAGCCGCCTCGCGCCCGCAATCCTACAAGTGGCCCGGCCGCGTGCTCAAAGACGGAAGCATCGCGGATTATTGA
- a CDS encoding deoxyhypusine synthase has protein sequence MRRTSTPSRASSKKFAAYPRLNPWGVGRDISAADLMEQTFLAYNGGRLREAAKLLSEKMLPDDGFVGMSLTGALTPAGLGKSCLIPLMKAGFVDWIVSTGANLYHDLHYGLDMELYSGSPFLNDVDLHRDGVIRIYDVLFDYNVLLDTDAFVREVIQGPEFQRTMGTDEFHFLLGKYVAARGRKLGLKDSSVLATAHDCGIPIFTSSPGDSSIGMNVAAMALRDSKLQFDVNRDVNQTAAIVYDAKSTGHKSSVFILGGGSPKNFMLQTEPQIQEVMGIQEKGHDYFLQCTDARPDTGGLSGATPAEAVSWGKVDPDTLPDCVVCYTDSTIALPLLTAYMLSRVKPRRLKRLADRRDALLGTVRSRYLSTGTVTKVLTSRTIAKRSSSVGLKQHLRGNPARSRRGSDPSP, from the coding sequence ATGCGCAGAACGTCGACGCCAAGCCGCGCTTCCTCGAAGAAATTTGCCGCTTACCCGCGCCTCAATCCCTGGGGTGTGGGTCGCGACATCTCCGCCGCAGACCTGATGGAGCAGACCTTCCTCGCTTACAATGGCGGGAGGTTGCGCGAGGCCGCGAAGCTGCTCTCGGAGAAGATGCTCCCCGATGACGGGTTTGTCGGCATGAGCCTCACCGGGGCGCTCACGCCCGCGGGCCTCGGCAAGTCCTGCCTCATCCCGCTCATGAAGGCCGGTTTCGTGGACTGGATCGTTTCCACGGGCGCGAACCTCTACCACGACCTCCACTACGGGCTCGACATGGAGCTCTACTCGGGTTCGCCGTTTCTCAATGACGTGGACCTGCATCGCGACGGTGTCATCCGCATTTACGACGTGCTGTTCGATTACAACGTGCTGCTCGACACGGACGCCTTCGTGCGGGAGGTCATCCAGGGGCCGGAGTTTCAGCGCACGATGGGCACCGATGAATTCCACTTTCTCCTCGGCAAGTATGTCGCCGCCCGCGGGCGCAAGCTCGGGCTCAAGGACAGTTCCGTGCTCGCCACCGCGCACGACTGCGGCATCCCGATTTTCACCAGCAGCCCCGGCGACTCGAGCATCGGCATGAACGTCGCCGCCATGGCCCTGCGCGACTCGAAACTGCAGTTCGACGTGAATCGCGACGTGAACCAGACTGCGGCGATCGTTTACGACGCGAAGTCCACCGGCCACAAGAGCAGCGTGTTCATCCTTGGCGGCGGCAGCCCGAAGAACTTCATGCTCCAGACCGAGCCGCAAATTCAGGAAGTCATGGGCATCCAGGAGAAGGGCCACGACTACTTCCTCCAATGCACCGACGCGCGACCCGACACCGGCGGCCTTTCCGGCGCGACGCCTGCCGAGGCCGTGAGCTGGGGCAAGGTCGATCCCGACACGCTGCCTGATTGCGTGGTCTGCTACACCGACAGCACCATCGCGCTGCCGTTGCTGACCGCCTACATGCTCAGTCGTGTCAAGCCGCGCCGGCTCAAGCGCCTCGCGGACCGCCGCGACGCCTTGCTCGGGACAGTCCGAAGCCGCTACCTCTCCACGGGCACCGTCACCAAGGTGCTCACCTCGCGAACAATCGCGAAGCGGTCGAGCAGCGTGGGGCTCAAGCAGCACCTGCGCGGCAATCCAGCTCGATCCCGACGGGGCAGTGATCCGAGCCCGTGA